A genomic stretch from Sulfurihydrogenibium azorense Az-Fu1 includes:
- the ispF gene encoding 2-C-methyl-D-erythritol 2,4-cyclodiphosphate synthase — protein MEIRVGIGYDLHKLEEGRKLIIAGVEIPSDKGFLAHSDGDIFFHALTDALLGAVGYGDIGQLFPDSDKKFKDASSEIFLKEAKRIIDDKKYKIVNIDGVIIIEKPKILPYREKMIENTAKILEIEKDRVFLKAKTNEKMDSIGKQEAAACYVVVLLKKEE, from the coding sequence TTGGAAATAAGAGTAGGAATAGGTTACGACTTACACAAACTTGAGGAAGGAAGAAAGTTGATAATAGCAGGTGTAGAGATACCATCTGATAAAGGATTTTTAGCCCATTCTGACGGTGATATATTTTTTCACGCATTAACAGATGCCCTTTTGGGAGCTGTAGGTTATGGTGATATTGGACAACTGTTCCCAGACAGTGATAAAAAGTTTAAAGATGCTTCCAGTGAGATCTTTTTAAAAGAGGCTAAAAGGATTATTGATGATAAAAAATATAAAATTGTTAATATAGACGGCGTTATAATAATAGAAAAGCCAAAGATACTACCTTATAGAGAAAAAATGATAGAAAATACAGCCAAAATACTTGAGATAGAAAAAGATAGAGTGTTTTTAAAAGCAAAAACAAACGAAAAGATGGACAGTATAGGGAAACAAGAAGCAGCAGCTTGTTATGTTGTGGTATTACTAAAAAAGGAGGAGTAA
- a CDS encoding NAD(+)/NADH kinase → MAILPIYKKLRIFSKQSEEAKNFSKNLNDWLIKKGIESKIIENVQDLEKGEIKEIDALIVVGGDGSLLIASRRVAKYGIPLIGINLGRLGFLTEINKEEAYEKLEDILSKPLCISKRMMLRATLKRDGKEVLTADVLNDVIVNKAILARIVDVAVYVGDRYITTFNGDGVIVSTPTGSTAYALSAGGPIVYPPLEVFVLVPICPHTLTDRPIILPTTEPIKIKLISKDKDAWLTLDGQEGTQLFYGDEIVVKQSPYYTFIVRTPYKNYFDILREKLNWK, encoded by the coding sequence ATGGCAATACTACCTATATATAAAAAGCTAAGAATTTTTTCTAAACAAAGTGAAGAAGCTAAAAATTTTTCTAAAAATTTAAACGACTGGCTTATAAAAAAAGGAATAGAATCTAAGATAATAGAAAACGTTCAAGATTTAGAAAAAGGAGAGATTAAGGAGATAGATGCATTAATAGTTGTAGGTGGAGACGGCTCTCTTTTAATAGCATCAAGAAGAGTAGCAAAGTATGGTATTCCACTTATAGGAATAAACTTGGGAAGACTTGGTTTTTTAACTGAGATAAATAAAGAAGAAGCTTATGAAAAATTAGAAGATATTTTGTCTAAACCTCTGTGTATATCAAAAAGAATGATGCTTAGGGCTACTTTAAAAAGGGATGGAAAAGAGGTTTTAACAGCTGATGTACTAAACGATGTTATAGTAAACAAGGCAATTTTGGCAAGAATTGTAGACGTAGCAGTTTATGTAGGAGATAGATACATAACAACTTTTAACGGTGATGGTGTTATAGTATCTACTCCAACAGGGTCTACAGCTTACGCTTTGTCAGCTGGAGGTCCAATCGTATACCCTCCTTTAGAAGTGTTTGTTTTAGTACCTATTTGCCCCCATACTTTAACAGACAGACCTATCATACTACCAACAACAGAGCCAATCAAAATAAAACTAATCTCAAAAGACAAAGACGCATGGTTAACTTTAGATGGCCAAGAAGGAACACAGCTTTTTTATGGTGACGAAATAGTGGTAAAACAATCTCCTTACTACACTTTCATAGTTAGAACTCCTTATAAAAATTACTTTGATATACTTAGAGAGAAGTTAAATTGGAAATAA
- the recG gene encoding ATP-dependent DNA helicase RecG — protein MENNNPAKNLIEKLINSDDVYLSRVKSLGDTLKTLLKGKVPEGILQDLQLLDSMNPAKKRNFLKIILFHLNSQPYNEIKTTKNEEKPKNRFTIFDLEKYEINNLSSLTTLEKKSFKKIMVKNVYQALYNFPEKYEDRRVKKILKVKDGETGTFYAQVEDIKKVNRGKLKVEVILRQDNVLFSALFFYDKPYLYTYFRKGRTVKLFGKVSVYKKNYSLIQPDLLEEKEDPIDTIAPVYSLRGDSSIKTTGQTINHLRRGMFKIVEKFSDVKDYIPNFILEKYNFPPLSKALKFIHHPDENTDIDELNNFQNIHQKRLIFDELFLLQLAQKYRKALLQRNPSYNIKVKEDFLQEVEKNLPFQLTNAQKRTIKEILSDLEKEVPMNRMVLGDVGSGKTVVAAISSLAVALNNYQSAVMAPTEILAQQHYNNFKNFLKPYLKDYEIALLTGSLSSTEKKKIYKAVESGIVKVVIGTHALLEEKLKFKDLALVVVDEQHRFGVEQRKSLIERSEKKPHVMVMTATPIPRTLALAYYGDLDISKLDELPKGRKPVKTVILFEKERDKLYSVIKQELEKGRQVFVVYPLIQESEKTDLKSAEEGFKHYQEAFPDYKVVLLHGKMKQEEKDRIMQEFKEGKAHILVSTTVIEVGVDIPNATVMVIEEAHRFGLSQIHQLRGRIGRGQYEGYCFLMAPDELSQPQSDSSKEKSRLKALERLKILVKTNNGFEIAEKDLELRGAGDIAGVRQSGESGFILADLKRDEELLEIATKEAQEMINQDPTLSKYKELKDVVYKMYADKFDLVSIA, from the coding sequence ATGGAAAACAACAATCCGGCTAAAAACCTAATAGAAAAACTTATAAACAGTGATGATGTATATTTAAGCAGGGTAAAAAGTTTAGGTGATACTCTAAAAACTCTACTAAAAGGAAAAGTACCTGAAGGTATACTTCAAGATTTACAACTTTTAGACAGTATGAACCCTGCCAAAAAAAGAAACTTTTTAAAAATAATACTATTTCATTTAAACTCCCAACCTTACAATGAGATTAAAACTACAAAAAACGAAGAAAAACCTAAAAATAGATTTACAATTTTTGACCTTGAAAAATACGAGATAAACAATCTATCTTCTTTGACAACCTTAGAGAAAAAATCTTTCAAAAAGATTATGGTAAAAAACGTTTACCAAGCCCTTTACAACTTTCCTGAAAAGTACGAAGACAGACGAGTAAAAAAAATACTAAAAGTCAAAGATGGAGAGACAGGGACATTTTACGCACAGGTAGAAGATATAAAAAAAGTAAACAGAGGTAAACTAAAAGTTGAAGTAATCTTAAGACAAGATAACGTTTTATTTTCTGCCTTGTTTTTCTACGATAAACCATACCTTTACACATACTTTAGAAAAGGTAGAACTGTAAAACTTTTTGGAAAAGTAAGCGTTTATAAAAAAAATTACTCTTTGATACAACCAGACTTACTTGAAGAAAAAGAAGACCCAATAGACACTATAGCCCCTGTTTACTCACTCCGAGGAGACAGCTCCATAAAAACAACAGGACAAACTATAAACCATCTAAGAAGAGGAATGTTTAAAATTGTAGAAAAGTTTTCAGATGTAAAAGATTACATTCCAAATTTTATTTTAGAAAAGTATAACTTCCCACCACTGTCAAAAGCTTTAAAGTTTATTCATCACCCAGACGAAAACACTGATATTGATGAGTTAAACAATTTTCAAAATATACACCAAAAAAGACTTATCTTTGATGAGCTGTTTTTATTACAACTTGCACAAAAATACAGAAAAGCCTTATTACAGAGAAATCCATCTTACAATATAAAAGTTAAAGAGGACTTTTTACAGGAAGTGGAGAAAAACCTTCCTTTCCAACTTACAAACGCTCAAAAAAGAACAATAAAAGAGATTTTATCAGATTTAGAAAAAGAGGTACCTATGAACAGAATGGTTTTAGGAGATGTGGGAAGTGGTAAGACTGTGGTAGCTGCGATATCATCTTTAGCAGTAGCTTTAAACAACTACCAATCAGCAGTAATGGCACCAACAGAAATACTTGCACAGCAACACTATAACAACTTTAAAAACTTCTTAAAACCATACTTAAAGGACTACGAGATAGCACTTTTAACAGGTAGTCTCTCGTCAACAGAAAAAAAGAAAATATACAAAGCAGTAGAAAGTGGTATAGTAAAAGTAGTTATCGGAACCCATGCACTACTTGAAGAAAAACTTAAGTTTAAAGACTTGGCTTTGGTAGTAGTTGACGAACAACACAGATTTGGAGTAGAGCAGAGAAAATCTTTAATAGAAAGGTCAGAAAAAAAGCCCCACGTGATGGTTATGACGGCAACACCAATACCAAGAACCTTAGCCCTTGCATACTACGGAGACTTAGACATATCAAAGTTAGACGAATTACCAAAAGGAAGAAAACCTGTAAAAACAGTTATACTTTTTGAAAAAGAGAGAGATAAACTTTACAGTGTAATAAAACAAGAGTTAGAAAAAGGGAGACAAGTATTTGTAGTCTATCCTTTAATCCAAGAATCAGAAAAGACAGACTTAAAATCAGCTGAGGAAGGATTTAAACACTATCAAGAAGCTTTCCCCGATTACAAAGTAGTCTTACTACACGGTAAGATGAAACAGGAAGAAAAAGACAGAATAATGCAAGAGTTTAAAGAAGGAAAAGCTCACATACTTGTATCGACGACAGTTATAGAAGTAGGAGTTGATATACCAAACGCAACAGTGATGGTAATAGAAGAAGCCCATAGGTTTGGACTTTCCCAAATCCATCAGCTGAGGGGTAGAATAGGAAGAGGACAGTACGAAGGATACTGTTTTTTAATGGCTCCAGACGAACTATCCCAACCCCAGTCAGACTCTTCCAAAGAAAAATCAAGACTAAAAGCGTTGGAAAGGTTAAAGATATTAGTTAAAACTAATAACGGCTTTGAAATTGCAGAAAAAGACTTAGAGCTAAGAGGTGCAGGAGACATAGCAGGAGTAAGACAGTCTGGAGAAAGTGGCTTTATATTAGCAGATTTAAAAAGAGATGAAGAACTTCTGGAAATAGCCACAAAAGAAGCCCAAGAGATGATAAACCAAGACCCAACCTTAAGTAAATACAAAGAGTTAAAAGATGTAGTGTACAAAATGTACGCAGACAAGTTTGACCTTGTAAGTATTGCATAA
- a CDS encoding helix-turn-helix domain-containing protein, with protein sequence MVIQITSIPENTQDVEHLVSRVFFKSIDLLGGLSKLAEFRTLTWLPSLARASYVIVLREEYLKTEEEIAEKVGLTKNTVRNILRADPTLALEKIKKLEELAKEELKEMKVHTAGGIAKLAYKMIKEGQDAETLVHYCQLVSTEVAQILDVPWAYMVLKHIKGIKYPITEANQLLEKLKDVKIKGHDPKEILNKLHYPIKNPAALLHEIKQVLSSKEEATYGI encoded by the coding sequence ATGGTGATTCAAATCACATCAATTCCAGAAAACACACAAGACGTAGAACATTTAGTAAGCAGAGTTTTTTTCAAATCAATTGACCTACTGGGAGGATTAAGCAAGTTAGCTGAGTTTAGAACTTTAACATGGCTTCCATCGTTGGCAAGAGCATCTTACGTTATTGTTTTAAGAGAAGAGTATCTAAAAACAGAAGAAGAGATAGCAGAGAAAGTAGGACTAACAAAAAATACAGTAAGAAACATACTCAGAGCAGACCCAACTTTAGCACTGGAAAAAATTAAAAAGTTGGAAGAGCTTGCAAAAGAAGAGCTAAAAGAGATGAAAGTTCATACAGCTGGTGGCATAGCAAAGCTTGCATACAAGATGATAAAAGAAGGTCAAGATGCAGAAACCCTTGTTCACTACTGTCAACTTGTATCTACAGAAGTTGCACAAATATTAGATGTTCCATGGGCTTATATGGTACTAAAACATATAAAAGGTATAAAGTATCCAATAACTGAAGCTAATCAGTTATTAGAAAAATTAAAAGATGTTAAAATAAAAGGTCATGATCCAAAAGAAATCTTAAATAAGCTTCACTATCCAATTAAAAATCCAGCTGCACTTTTACACGAAATAAAGCAAGTATTAAGTAGTAAAGAAGAGGCTACTTACGGTATCTAA
- a CDS encoding KaiC domain-containing protein, producing MDEEIQLEEAEKQEYHKPEPDLEAIFTGSQALKKAPKIYGVSTGIEGLDDLFFIVTSENGKIVKKTLGGIPAYSVMNITGVSDTGKSLMVEQFTVHQASKGNKVAFITVESPANFVVASLKLRASAMGLNFDDFQDNIILIDAASSTKIRENVPDLLATLAYVIQQYKVKFTVIDSVTGLFENKEMMARAIVRRLFNFMKKWYQTALFVSQKRSGHEELTAEAAGGYAVGHIVDGTMVLAKELIDSPFKAKMYKKEIGDIVRLFRIDGCRMSGHDTKTHFLEITETGLVKIKQPIGG from the coding sequence ATGGATGAAGAAATCCAACTGGAAGAAGCCGAAAAACAAGAGTACCATAAACCAGAGCCAGATTTAGAAGCTATATTTACAGGCTCTCAGGCGTTAAAAAAAGCTCCTAAGATTTACGGGGTATCTACAGGTATTGAAGGATTGGACGATTTATTTTTTATAGTAACAAGTGAAAATGGAAAGATTGTTAAAAAAACGTTAGGTGGTATACCAGCTTACTCTGTAATGAACATTACAGGTGTATCAGATACAGGAAAATCTCTTATGGTAGAACAGTTTACTGTCCATCAAGCTAGTAAAGGAAATAAAGTTGCTTTCATAACTGTTGAGTCTCCTGCCAACTTCGTTGTAGCTTCTTTAAAACTTAGAGCTTCTGCAATGGGGTTAAACTTTGATGACTTTCAAGACAACATCATCTTGATAGATGCAGCCTCTTCTACAAAGATAAGAGAAAATGTTCCAGACTTACTTGCAACACTTGCATACGTTATCCAACAGTACAAAGTAAAGTTTACCGTAATTGACTCTGTGACAGGACTTTTTGAAAATAAGGAGATGATGGCAAGGGCTATAGTAAGAAGACTGTTTAACTTTATGAAAAAATGGTATCAAACTGCGTTGTTTGTGTCTCAAAAAAGAAGTGGACACGAAGAACTTACAGCAGAAGCTGCAGGTGGTTATGCGGTAGGACATATAGTTGATGGAACAATGGTGTTGGCAAAGGAGCTAATAGACTCTCCTTTTAAAGCAAAAATGTATAAAAAAGAGATTGGAGATATTGTAAGGTTATTTAGAATAGATGGTTGTAGAATGTCTGGACACGATACAAAAACACACTTTTTAGAAATAACAGAAACAGGATTAGTAAAAATAAAACAACCAATAGGAGGTTAA